The window TCTTCACGGCCACAGCTCCCCGTCCGTACCCCGCTGCTCACGGAGGGCCTGGTCAAAGGCGTCCGCCTCCTCTTCCGACCAGAGCCCCAGGAAGGGGGTGAACTCGCCTTCGCCTCGGTCCTGGTGGCGGGGTCGTGCTGGCCGTGCTGCTCCCTTGCGGAGGATGGCCAGAAAGGCCTTGTTCAGGCTGATCCCCTTGCTCCGCGCTTCTGCCTCAGCCAATGCCCGAATGTCGTCCGGTATGCCCCGCAGGGTAAGCTGGCCCACGGCTGTCTCCTGATGATGACTCTTGTTGAGTCACCATGAATCACAACGCCACCCTTGGTCAAGACCGCCGTGTCCGGCGGTGGCCCCCTCAAGACACCCCGGGGCCGCTGCCCGCCGCCACCAGATCCATCCAGTGGTGGAGGATGGCGGCATGGCCGCTTTCCGCCAGGCCGTATGTTTCGGCCGGCAGATAGAAGTTGAGGTCACCGGCGGACCGCAACGGGTTGCCGGCGGCCATGGCCGACAGGGTGACCACGGTGCCGGAAAGGCGCCTCGCCTCGGCCACTGCCCGCAGGATGTTGGGGGAGCGGCCCGAGGAGCTGATGGCCACCAGCATGTCCCCGGCGGTCCAGCGGCGGCGCAGGGGCTCGGCGAACACCTCCTCGTAGCACAGGTCGTTGGCGATGGCGGTGATGAGGGACAGATCCGAGAACACCTCGGTGCGCACATGGGCATTCTTGGCCAGATCGGCCGCGAAGTGGCTGGCCATGGAGGCGGAGGCGCCATTGCCCACCAGATAGACCGTGCCCCGGGCGGCCCGCAGGGCCAGGGTGGTGTCACGCCAACGGATGAAGGCGGCGTCGGCGTCCAGCTCCCGGCCCGTGCTCTCCCGGGCCGACAAATCGGCCAGCAGCCTGGTCAGGGTGGCAACGTTGTCGGACCAGTGACCGGCTGATGTCATGGGCTTCCTCCGGGTTGGGGTTCGCGGCCGGTCGTCAGAGCCGTCCAGAGGGCGGGCACGGTGTCGGCGTGCCGGCCCTGGAGGTACAGGCCCTCGCCGCCATCGGCAACCGTCCGCACCAGGAGCGTCTTCCAGGGCCGGAAATAGTAGCCGGCGCAGGAGCGCTCCGGCTCCGCATCCACCCGCTCCGGCAAAGGGTGCAGATCCGTGACCAGGGTGGTGAAGCGCCGGATGGAGCGGCCCTCCTGGCTGGCCACGTTCCGGGCCATGGCCAGGGCCTTCAGAAACACCTCCGGCCCCATGACCGCGGAGCCCAGGCTCATCACCACCCCGCCTTCCAGGCCCTCGACCAGGGCGGCAAAGCGCAAGAAATCCGTGTAGCTGGCGGCACCCCAGGCCCCACCGTCGCAGTTGGGCATCTCGTGGACGATGTCGTAGCCGATGCCCACATGGGCGGTGACCGGGATGCCCAGGCGGAAGGCCGCAGCCAGCACACTGAGATCCCGGTGCGGCAGCCCCTCCTCCCAGATGGCCTGTCCCACCGCCTCGCCCAGGCCCCGGCCGTTCCGGGCGGCCTGGCTGGCGATGTCGTTCAGGCGGCTCGTCTCCTGCCACAGGCCGAAGGAGCCGTCCTGGATGTAACGGGCTACGGACTCGGTGGTGGCGCCAATGAGGGCCAGCTCGAAGTCGTGGATGAGGCCGGCGCCGTTCATGGCGATGCCGGAGAGGAGCCCCCGCTCCAGGAGATCGACGAGATGGCGCTGCACCCCGGAGCGGAGCACGTGGGCGCCCATCAAAAGGAGCACCGGGGCGTTGGCCTCGCGGGCCGTCCGGATGTGGTCCGCCACCCGGGCCAGGACCGGCGGCACCTCGGCCACCGGCGCCAGGGGCAGGAGACTGGCGAGGTCGAGATCGTGGCGCCGCTCGGCCAACGGCCGCAGCCGCAGCCGGGAGCGGTCGAAGAGCGGGAAGCGGTGGGGGGGGCTGCTGGCGGTCATGGATATCAGGCGGGTCTTGTGCTTCCGGCGCACCGGTGTTAGCGGCCTCTGGCCCTCTCCCGCAACAGCTTTGGATTCCTGGCTGCATGGAGGACGGCGATCACCACCACGTCCTCGTCCTTGAGGACATAGAAGACACCATAGGGAAATCGCCTCGTGAGTGTTCGTCGGATGTTCCTATGGACCTTCTGATACACCGTCGGGTTTGCCTCGATGAGCTAACGCCGCGTCCAGCTCGGCAATGAAGTTGAGTCCGAGTCCGGGCTCTCTCGCCTCGTACCATGCTTGCGCCTCGGCGATATCACGCTCGGCTTCAGGTCTTACAAAGAACACGGGCTACTCCTGAGCAAGGAGGCGCGCCCGAACCTCGTCCCATGGGGATCCTTTCACCTGGTCGGAGTTGAATGCTCCCAGCCGCCTGTCCAGTTCTTCCCGTTGCTCGTCGGTCAGCTCGACCGCCTCCGGGACCGCAGCGATGCTGTCCCAGATGGCTTCGACCAGCCTGATCCGTTCGCGGACGTCGAGCTGCAAGGCATCCGATACGGTCAATTTCCTGGCTGTCTGCATAGTCATTCCTTCCATCGGTTGTTCTTTGTTCGTTCGGCCCCTGAACGTGTGTCAGACGGCCAGCCGTCCCTCGTGCCAGCAGAGCGTCTCGCCGATTCCCTGCGGCAAGAACGACGGGCACCAGACTGTCACCAGACCAGGCAGACATACCGCGGGGTGTCAACGGACAGCCCGCGGCTTCAAGCCTGCCGGCAATCACTTCATCACTGCGGTGACGTACTTTTGCACACTGGCCCGGTCGATACTCTTCTTGTTGCCGATCACCTCCACCGCCAGGCCGCCGACGATGTTGCCCAGAAAGCCCAGGATCTCGCTGGGCGCCTCCTGCACCGCCGCCATGGCGGTCACGGACAGGAAGGCGTCGCCGGCGCCCACCCGGTCGACGATCTTCTGGGCAAAGGCGGGCACCTGCACCACCGGCTGGTCGCCTTCCACCACGGTACAGCCCTTGCGGCCGGTGGTCACCACCATGCGGCGGGTGCCCAGCTGGCGGGCGATCCGCTGCATGGCCGGCAGGAGGTTGCCGTTCTTGGCCCGGGTCTCCAGGCGCAGCTCGTGCTCGGCGATGCAGGCGTAGTCGGCGTGCGGGTAGCGAGAGACGGTGTGGAAGCCCCGGTTGCCGGCATTGGCCTGGGTGTTGATGGCCAGGTACGGGGCGTGCTGGCACAAGGTGGCCACGGCCTGGGCGCTGATGGCGCCATGGCCGAAGTCCGAGGCGATGACCAGGTCGTAGTCGGCCAGATGCTCGGCCAGCCAGGCATTGAGTGCGGCGTCCGCCGCCGGCGGCAGGCCGGAGTCGTCCATGAGGTACACCTCGAGAAGCTTGTTGAAGGAGTAGCCGTCCAGAAAGCGGCGCTTCACCAGGGTAGGCGCCCCGGGCTGGGTGTGGAAG is drawn from Thermodesulfobacteriota bacterium and contains these coding sequences:
- a CDS encoding antitoxin — encoded protein: MGQLTLRGIPDDIRALAEAEARSKGISLNKAFLAILRKGAARPARPRHQDRGEGEFTPFLGLWSEEEADAFDQALREQRGTDGELWP
- a CDS encoding SIS domain-containing protein, with translation MTSAGHWSDNVATLTRLLADLSARESTGRELDADAAFIRWRDTTLALRAARGTVYLVGNGASASMASHFAADLAKNAHVRTEVFSDLSLITAIANDLCYEEVFAEPLRRRWTAGDMLVAISSSGRSPNILRAVAEARRLSGTVVTLSAMAAGNPLRSAGDLNFYLPAETYGLAESGHAAILHHWMDLVAAGSGPGVS
- a CDS encoding addiction module protein — protein: MQTARKLTVSDALQLDVRERIRLVEAIWDSIAAVPEAVELTDEQREELDRRLGAFNSDQVKGSPWDEVRARLLAQE